Proteins encoded together in one Sphingomonas radiodurans window:
- a CDS encoding spinster family MFS transporter: protein MDASTTVPPEGRDARALRRRGWTLALLTTAYFFSFMDRQILSILLEAIKADLKLSDTQLGLLSGLVFALFYATLGLPIARLADRSSRSNIIAISLAFWSLMTAVCGFAQNFTHLMFARIGVGIGEAGFGPPSQSIIADLYPPEKRASAMAIYSLGVLLGGGLGIVIGGFVAHSYGWRIAMMVVGLPGVALAVIMKLFVVEPRRGLSDAASATPLADLPAISLWQGIVAMWRDRAAFHLVAAITVTSLIGYAVTGWGPSYMQRSLGMSMLDVSKYVALPAAFVAGGSALIGGWLCDRAAKRHGVFAQSYVVAIMKIVAFPFALAFYFVDDLWMALGSYFVAAIFAGAYIGPTYAMIQHLAPLRLRSTWAALTLLATSLLGLGLGPFAVGQISDLLRPTYGAESLRWALFSVAMLTPLGIFHYWRAGVLMKRAGI from the coding sequence ATGGATGCCAGCACCACGGTGCCGCCCGAGGGGCGCGACGCGCGCGCGCTCCGCCGCCGCGGATGGACGCTGGCCCTGCTGACGACCGCGTATTTCTTCAGCTTCATGGATCGCCAGATCCTGTCGATCCTGCTCGAGGCGATCAAGGCGGACCTGAAGCTTTCCGACACGCAGCTCGGGCTGCTTTCCGGACTCGTCTTTGCGCTGTTCTACGCGACGCTCGGCTTGCCGATCGCGCGGCTGGCGGATCGATCGAGCCGAAGCAACATCATCGCGATCAGCCTCGCCTTCTGGAGCCTGATGACTGCGGTGTGCGGGTTCGCACAGAATTTCACGCATCTGATGTTCGCGCGCATCGGCGTCGGCATCGGCGAAGCGGGGTTCGGGCCCCCGAGCCAGTCGATCATCGCCGATCTGTATCCGCCAGAAAAACGTGCGAGCGCGATGGCGATCTATTCGCTCGGCGTGCTGCTGGGCGGGGGGCTGGGCATCGTGATCGGCGGCTTCGTGGCGCATTCCTACGGCTGGCGGATCGCGATGATGGTCGTGGGCCTGCCCGGTGTCGCGCTTGCGGTGATCATGAAGCTGTTCGTCGTCGAGCCGCGCCGCGGGCTTTCCGATGCCGCCTCCGCTACCCCGCTGGCGGACCTGCCAGCGATCAGCCTGTGGCAGGGCATCGTTGCGATGTGGCGTGATCGCGCCGCGTTCCACCTCGTCGCGGCGATTACGGTAACCTCGCTGATCGGCTATGCGGTGACGGGCTGGGGGCCGAGCTACATGCAGCGCTCGCTTGGCATGTCGATGCTCGATGTGTCGAAATACGTCGCGCTGCCGGCGGCGTTCGTCGCTGGCGGCTCGGCGCTGATCGGCGGGTGGCTATGCGACCGCGCGGCCAAGCGCCACGGCGTCTTCGCGCAGAGCTATGTCGTGGCGATCATGAAGATTGTGGCATTCCCGTTCGCGCTGGCCTTCTATTTCGTCGATGATCTGTGGATGGCGTTGGGATCGTATTTCGTCGCCGCCATTTTCGCCGGCGCGTACATCGGACCGACCTACGCGATGATCCAGCATCTGGCGCCGCTGCGCCTGCGCTCGACGTGGGCGGCGCTGACCTTGCTGGCGACGAGCCTTCTCGGCCTTGGTCTCGGGCCATTCGCGGTGGGGCAGATCAGCGATCTGCTGCGCCCGACCTATGGCGCAGAGTCGCTGCGCTGGGCGTTGTTCTCGGTGGCGATGCTGACGCCGCTGGGGATCTTTCACTACTGGCGCGCGGGCGTGCTGATGAAGCGGGCGGGGATCTGA
- a CDS encoding TonB-dependent receptor plug domain-containing protein, producing the protein MMGKATFACASASVALAWALTIGTAHAQVGGDPAPVQTSQDSAAPDIVVTGSLIRGTPENLAVPVDVISGEELARQGAPTVVDLLKNLTITNGTVGDANQFDTRSQGSEGVASVNLRGLGPQRTLVLLNGKRMVPSGLGIPIVDVNMFPASAIGRVEILKDGAAATYGSDAISGVINFITRTDQEGFLVSGDYRWIEGSKGDYGGAASFGHKQDGFRMFAAVGYTRRSELRFTDRDFAVRPYATNPQGAWTGGGNPGNFDYNGTVGGLNLTADRGCTGLGGFRSAPGSNTDRCFTNFGQFDNLVEPEERMQAYVESEFDVADNASVRLTALYALTKTRVTSSPSYLPTLPPSTNAAFGNGSLFVIPGYAPALRDYCALYGASSGCTTGTSGALDSAVGLPVLFRPFLQGGNPLFENGENDRGSTISKRDTEAMRFTADLNIALSSAIDFTTSFTYSQYARDYDGTDTFGDLLQNALAGFGGPNCAYASTASRAGLTPAQLAGLAGQNGCTYFNPLSTAVPRNAVTDVANPNYAGTRSPAGFNLAPGAGLINDLATIDLFFRTPNTQVVTEQFVGDAYISGRTGLRLWADDDIGFAIGGQFRKNTFQRRLSADANIAVNPCPGTPLNPAATCNPTTGALGFLGTNPDQYAEADIYALFGELQVPIIDAINLQLSARYEDYGGRVGSTFDPQARVKIELTDWLGLRGGVGTTFRGPPAQNLSGSVVSLQVIGTGFRAVEIFGNPNLAPESATTYNAGVLIDSGGFNASLDYWRYDFTGPIESEPVSGLTGALFGANGTANCNNPAFAALQARFTFNLAGCGINNVSRLRTQVFNSADVKTSGLDLTASYRGELGSVQMTVGGAATYVLDYKIDDLFVEGVLVQPAFDAVGLLNFQTTAYPIPRLRGNWYVQSDAGPHSLRLQFNYVKGYTDQRGAAIFGPNLGALGGASVTTGKEIGSWRTFDATYRLALESGTTFTLAAVNIFDRDPPFARLDPNYDSFTASPLGFTLKAAVSQAF; encoded by the coding sequence TGCCAGTGCCTCTGTGGCGCTTGCATGGGCTCTGACGATCGGTACCGCGCACGCTCAGGTCGGTGGCGATCCCGCCCCGGTGCAAACCAGTCAGGATTCTGCGGCACCGGACATCGTCGTAACCGGCTCGTTGATCCGTGGCACGCCGGAAAACCTTGCGGTGCCGGTCGACGTGATCTCCGGCGAGGAACTCGCCCGGCAAGGTGCGCCGACCGTCGTCGACCTGCTCAAAAATCTCACCATCACCAACGGCACCGTGGGTGACGCGAACCAGTTCGACACGCGCTCGCAAGGATCGGAAGGCGTCGCTTCGGTCAACTTGCGTGGCCTGGGGCCGCAACGCACGCTGGTGCTGCTCAACGGCAAGCGGATGGTGCCGTCGGGCCTCGGCATTCCGATTGTCGACGTCAACATGTTCCCCGCCTCGGCGATCGGCCGGGTTGAAATCCTGAAGGACGGCGCTGCCGCCACTTATGGCTCGGACGCGATTTCGGGCGTGATCAACTTCATCACCCGCACCGATCAGGAAGGGTTTCTGGTATCGGGCGACTATCGGTGGATCGAAGGATCGAAGGGCGATTATGGCGGCGCCGCCTCGTTCGGCCACAAGCAGGATGGCTTCCGCATGTTCGCGGCGGTCGGCTACACGCGTCGCTCCGAGCTTCGTTTCACCGACCGGGACTTTGCTGTGCGGCCCTATGCGACCAATCCGCAAGGCGCGTGGACCGGCGGCGGCAACCCGGGCAATTTCGATTATAACGGCACCGTCGGCGGCTTGAACCTGACCGCGGATCGGGGCTGCACCGGGCTCGGCGGCTTCCGCAGCGCGCCGGGATCGAACACCGACCGGTGCTTCACCAATTTCGGCCAGTTCGACAATCTCGTCGAGCCCGAAGAGCGTATGCAGGCCTATGTCGAAAGCGAGTTCGACGTTGCCGATAACGCTTCGGTCCGCCTCACCGCCTTGTACGCGCTTACGAAGACTCGCGTCACAAGCTCGCCGAGCTATCTGCCGACGCTGCCGCCATCGACGAACGCCGCGTTCGGCAACGGTTCGCTGTTCGTCATCCCTGGTTATGCGCCAGCGCTGCGGGATTATTGCGCGCTGTATGGGGCGAGTTCGGGGTGCACGACGGGAACGTCGGGTGCGCTCGACAGCGCGGTGGGGCTGCCAGTGTTGTTCCGCCCGTTCCTGCAAGGCGGCAACCCGCTGTTCGAGAATGGCGAGAACGATCGCGGTTCGACCATTTCGAAGCGCGATACCGAGGCCATGCGGTTCACCGCGGATCTCAACATCGCGCTCAGCAGCGCGATCGATTTCACGACGAGCTTCACGTACAGCCAATACGCGCGCGACTATGACGGCACCGACACCTTCGGCGATCTCCTGCAGAACGCGCTGGCCGGTTTTGGCGGCCCGAACTGCGCCTATGCCTCCACTGCTTCGCGTGCCGGGCTGACGCCCGCGCAACTTGCGGGGCTCGCAGGCCAGAACGGATGTACCTACTTCAATCCGCTGTCGACTGCGGTGCCGCGCAACGCGGTGACTGACGTTGCCAACCCGAATTATGCCGGCACGCGCAGCCCCGCCGGCTTCAACCTCGCGCCCGGCGCCGGGCTGATCAATGATCTGGCCACAATTGATCTATTCTTCCGCACGCCCAACACGCAGGTGGTAACGGAGCAATTCGTAGGAGATGCGTACATCTCTGGCCGGACCGGACTGCGGCTGTGGGCGGACGACGACATCGGCTTCGCGATCGGCGGCCAGTTCCGCAAGAACACCTTCCAGCGCCGGCTGAGTGCGGATGCCAACATCGCCGTCAATCCATGCCCCGGCACGCCGCTGAACCCCGCTGCGACCTGCAACCCGACGACCGGTGCACTCGGCTTCCTCGGCACCAATCCGGATCAATATGCCGAAGCCGATATCTATGCGCTGTTCGGCGAGCTTCAGGTGCCGATCATCGATGCAATCAATCTTCAGCTCTCGGCCCGCTACGAAGATTACGGCGGCAGGGTCGGTTCGACCTTCGATCCGCAGGCGCGCGTCAAGATCGAGCTGACTGACTGGCTGGGGTTGCGCGGCGGCGTCGGCACCACCTTCCGCGGGCCGCCTGCACAGAATTTGTCGGGCTCGGTCGTGTCATTGCAGGTAATCGGTACTGGCTTCCGCGCGGTCGAGATCTTCGGCAATCCGAACCTCGCGCCGGAAAGTGCGACGACCTACAATGCCGGCGTACTGATCGACAGCGGTGGGTTCAACGCGAGCTTAGATTACTGGCGCTACGACTTCACCGGCCCGATCGAATCCGAGCCGGTCTCGGGCCTGACCGGCGCGCTGTTCGGGGCGAACGGCACGGCCAATTGCAATAATCCAGCGTTTGCCGCGTTGCAGGCGCGCTTCACCTTCAACCTCGCCGGCTGCGGCATCAACAACGTCAGCCGTCTGCGCACGCAGGTGTTCAACAGCGCGGACGTGAAGACGTCTGGCCTCGATTTGACGGCGAGCTATCGTGGCGAACTTGGCTCCGTGCAAATGACCGTGGGTGGCGCGGCAACTTACGTGCTCGATTACAAGATCGACGATCTCTTCGTCGAAGGCGTGTTGGTACAGCCCGCGTTCGATGCGGTCGGTCTGCTCAACTTCCAGACGACCGCTTATCCGATTCCGCGACTACGCGGGAATTGGTACGTGCAGAGCGATGCCGGGCCGCATTCGCTGCGGCTGCAGTTCAACTATGTCAAAGGCTATACCGACCAGCGCGGCGCCGCGATCTTCGGGCCGAACCTGGGCGCGCTCGGCGGCGCATCGGTGACGACGGGCAAGGAGATCGGCTCGTGGCGGACGTTCGACGCGACGTACCGTCTGGCGCTCGAAAGCGGCACGACCTTCACGCTCGCGGCGGTCAACATCTTCGATCGCGATCCGCCATTTGCGCGGCTTGACCCGAACTACGACAGCTTTACTGCCTCGCCACTTGGCTTCACGCTGAAGGCTGCGGTTTCGCAGGCGTTCTGA